From Etheostoma cragini isolate CJK2018 chromosome 14, CSU_Ecrag_1.0, whole genome shotgun sequence, the proteins below share one genomic window:
- the LOC117956823 gene encoding uncharacterized protein LOC117956823 yields the protein MFARQKRLNASLQTRHKRKKMAKDPIYGKRHRLDDGPVKDSRSEGPKFVLLNFPSCNGKKGADYLTWVSDFVTKNRNETVNLTNPAGATWKIGNLDDTIYSGADDEVNGWNNFYLPEPVNMQVIGVVEGTSCPCEQLVLMTCEDRHVYAYDGEGEELHVVASSLNQLHHAGMEYPASKTYYDGEAFKDMTEEDWAEVRKGPVGKKLDHEHHELVMSNKSSFLDNLNFTTNKIFEFQVS from the exons ATGTTTGCCAGACAGAAAAGGCTGAATGCTTCTCTTCAGACGAG acataagagaaagaaaatggcGAAAGATCCAATCTACGGAAAA AGACACAGACTGGATGACGGTCCAGTGAAAGACAGCCG CTCGGAGGGTCCGAAGTTTGTTCTACTAAATTTCCCGTCGTGCAACGGGAAAAAAG GTGCTGATTACCTGACATGGGTGTCAGACTTTGTGACCAAGAATCGAAACGAGACCGTAAATTTAACGAATCCAGCTGGCGCCACATGGAAGATAGGAAACCTGGATGACACCATTTACTCAGGGGCAGATGACGAGGTGAACGGGTGGAATAATTTCTACCTTCCTGAGCCAGTAAACATGCAGGTTATAGGTGTAGTGGAGGGAACCTCATGCCCGTGTGAGCAGCTGGTTTTGATGACCTGTGAGGACAGACATGTGTATGCCTACGATGGAGAAGGGGAGGAGCTGCATGTGGTGGCTTCAAGTCTGAATCAGCTACATCACGCGGGAATGGAGTATCCAGCATCCAAGACCTATTACGATGGGGAGGCCTTCAAAGATATG ACCGAGGAGGACTGGGCAGAGGTGAGGAAGGGCCCTGTGGGGAAGAAGCTGGACCATGAGCATCATGAGCTGGTGATGTCAAACAAGAGCAGTTTCCTGGACAATCTCAATTTCACCACAAACAAAATCTTTGAGTTCCAGGTATCTTAG
- the LOC117956822 gene encoding uncharacterized protein LOC117956822 — protein MAAAQQRKEFLEQESFRKNAFLIIDKMVKLNTERTTMPLVDEILHSIFFLGKINKPPFSPEDILSDDEIFNALKRRYPQPFELYSSQLPRRSPFSCVLDMIVHLTRQTHQGKRQEQEIEKEIIEKLRQLISELKLGKNEPLVSSTVCVCHSTEAQNAVRYYGVSMSTSGRNPGKILVGASCFSSWDGYVAGAVMTYYPEQSSKYVKKNYFDGTIKLPEQHVRCQAFNLFENRDKPPCRSCGNLFGLNTKERKEYPYGNCAEAESVSNLLKNVVEIREQARPTAETCTEENRKRAAGSVRKELEGFVRTERFKWQGQFYTPQRV, from the exons ATG GCTGCTGCACAGCAGAG AAAGGAATTTCTGGAGCAAGAGTCATTCAGAAAGAATGCTTTTCTGATCATCGATAAAATGGTGAAGCTGAACACAGAACGTACTACCATGCCGTTAGTGGATgag ATTCTTCACAGCATCTTCTTTCTGggaaagatcaacaagccaccaTTTTCCCCAGAAGATATTCTGAGTGATGATGAGATCTTTAATGCGTTGAAGCGCCGCTACCCTCAGCCTTTTGAACTCTATTCCTCTCAACTACCCAG GCGGAGTCCATTTTCATGTGTGTTAGACATG ATTGTCCACCTTACTAGACAGACTCATCAAGGGAAAAGACAAGAACAAGagattgaaaaagaaataatagaAAAGCTGCGCCAACTCATCAGTGAACTAAAGCTTGGTAAAAATGAGCCTTTGGTCTCCTCCACCGTCTGTGTCTGTCACAGCACCGAGGCCCAAAATGCAGTCAGGTACTACGGAGTCTCCATGTCCACTTCTGGTCGTAATCCTGGAAAAATCCTGGTTGGTGCATCCTGTTTTAGCAGCTGGGACGGTTACGTAGCTGGTGCAGTGATGACCTACTATCCAGAGCAGAGCAGCAAGTACGTCAAGAAGAACTATTTTGATGGAACCATCAAACTTCCAGAGCAGCATGTCAGGTGTCAG GCGTTTAACCTCTTTGAAAATAGAGACAAGCCCCCTTGTAGATCATGTGGCAATTTGTTTGGGTTGAACACAAAGGAACGCAAGGAATATCCCTATGGCAACTGTGCAGAAGCTGAAAGTGTGAGCAACTTGCTTAAAAATGTGGTAGAAATTAGAGAGCAAGCCCGACCAACAGCTGAGACGTGCACAGAGGAGAACAGGAAGAGAGCTGCAGGGAGTGTCCGGAAAGAGCTTGAAGGTTTTGTGCGCACGGAGAGATTTAAATGGCAAGGTCAATTCTACACCCCACAAAGAGTTTGA
- the rpl14 gene encoding 60S ribosomal protein L14 produces the protein MVFKRFVEIGRVAYISFGPHAGKLVAIVDVIDQNRALVDGPCTGVKRQSMPFKCMQLTDYVIKVPHSARQKFVRRAWEKAEVNQKWAQSSWAKKIEARQKRAQMSDFDRYKVMKAKRMRNKIIKHEVKKLQKEAAKK, from the exons ATG gtgttcaaacgCTTTGTCGAGATCGGCCGCGTTGCCTACATCTCTTTCGGACCCCATGCTGGCAAGCTGGTGGCCATCGTAGACGTCATCGACCAAAATAGG GCTCTTGTTGATGGTCCCTGCACAGGCGTGAAGAGGCAATCCATGCCCTTCAAGTGCATGCAGCTTACAGACTACGTCATCAAAGTCCCTCACAG TGCCCGCCAGAAGTTTGTGAGGAGAGCCTGGGAGAAGGCCGAAGTCAATCAGAAGTGGGCACAAAGCAGCTGGGCCAAGAAGATCGAGGCAAGACAGAAG AGGGCCCAAATGTCTGACTTTGACCGCTACAAGGTGATGAAGGCCAAGAGGATG AGGAACAAGATCATCAAGCATGAGGTGAAGAAGCTCCAGAAGGAGGCAGCAAAGAAGTGA